Proteins encoded by one window of Candidatus Odinarchaeum yellowstonii:
- a CDS encoding adenine phosphoribosyltransferase, with translation MTKENYCEKIRIRLQAIEVLKQLKQTHSYSELSRKTGVPTTVLNRYIKGHLLPSYLRARRILSMFKYLGGEATEEDIKRLISEYGKFDKNGFFNNTEIVTNTTLLRAVSAYIKRKYSSLKVDKVLTAAVDGVPFATHVASVFNTPVIFAKYSKEIGVDAFYEAASYIEASGIVNTMYLPKNLLNKGEGVLIVDDVIRSGETQRMLINIVELASAKLLGIIALLGIGEKWRELINLAGEAFIEVLYQLET, from the coding sequence TTGACTAAAGAGAACTACTGTGAGAAAATAAGGATAAGACTGCAGGCTATAGAGGTTTTAAAACAATTAAAACAGACTCACAGCTATAGCGAGTTATCTAGAAAAACAGGTGTCCCCACAACTGTTTTAAACAGATATATTAAAGGCCATCTTTTACCCTCTTATCTGAGAGCTAGGAGAATATTATCAATGTTTAAATACCTTGGAGGCGAAGCGACGGAAGAGGATATTAAAAGATTGATAAGCGAATACGGGAAGTTTGATAAAAACGGTTTTTTCAATAATACTGAAATTGTAACGAATACTACTCTACTAAGGGCTGTCAGCGCTTATATTAAGAGAAAGTATAGTTCCTTAAAAGTGGATAAAGTGTTAACAGCTGCTGTAGACGGTGTACCTTTCGCAACACATGTAGCGAGTGTTTTCAATACTCCGGTGATATTCGCTAAATATAGTAAAGAGATAGGAGTGGACGCCTTTTATGAGGCGGCCTCCTATATCGAGGCATCAGGGATAGTTAACACTATGTATTTGCCGAAGAATTTACTTAATAAAGGTGAGGGTGTGCTAATAGTCGACGACGTGATTAGATCAGGGGAAACTCAACGAATGCTTATTAATATAGTTGAGTTAGCTTCAGCTAAACTTCTAGGGATAATCGCGTTATTAGGGATTGGCGAAAAATGGAGGGAACTCATTAACCTAGCCGGTGAAGCGTTTATTGAAGTTTTATACCAGTTGGAAACCTAG
- the rpiA gene encoding ribose 5-phosphate isomerase A, translating to MSFEHEKELVGRRAAELVEDGQVIGVGSGTTISYFIKYLGERCRNEGLKILAVPSSYQSYFELIKAGVALTTLDEHNILDLTIDGADEADEELNLIKGGGGALTQEKIIGTYTKKLIILIDSSKLVKKLGRSPIPVEVLPKALSPVYKKIELLGGKPEVRMAKRKLGPVITDNGNFILDCKFEELNDLEDLNIKIKMLPGVVETGLFIGLTDKILVGKEGSVIEKVKQRARPDLNR from the coding sequence ATGAGTTTTGAACATGAAAAAGAACTTGTAGGTAGACGAGCCGCTGAACTAGTTGAAGACGGTCAGGTTATTGGCGTAGGCAGCGGGACAACAATCTCATATTTTATAAAATATCTCGGTGAAAGGTGTAGAAATGAAGGGCTTAAAATTCTAGCAGTACCCAGCTCTTATCAATCATACTTCGAATTAATTAAAGCAGGCGTAGCGTTAACTACACTCGACGAACATAATATTTTAGATTTAACAATCGACGGCGCTGATGAAGCAGATGAAGAGTTGAACCTGATAAAAGGCGGCGGGGGTGCTCTAACCCAAGAGAAAATAATCGGAACATACACTAAAAAACTAATTATTCTCATAGACTCATCTAAACTAGTTAAAAAACTAGGCAGATCCCCCATCCCAGTTGAAGTTTTACCTAAAGCTCTCTCACCGGTTTATAAAAAAATAGAGCTGTTAGGCGGTAAACCTGAAGTTAGAATGGCTAAAAGAAAACTAGGTCCGGTAATCACCGATAATGGGAATTTTATTTTAGACTGTAAATTTGAAGAATTAAATGATTTAGAGGATCTTAACATAAAGATCAAAATGCTGCCGGGGGTTGTTGAAACAGGTTTATTCATCGGATTGACTGATAAAATCCTAGTAGGTAAAGAAGGAAGCGTTATCGAAAAAGTGAAGCAGCGGGCCCGACCGGACTTGAACCGGTGA
- a CDS encoding phosphoenolpyruvate carboxylase, translating into MHIPKCMSTQHPDNVNTPFFAEESELSGDDEIQEAYYVFSHLGCDEQMWDCEGKEVDNYVVKKLITRYPSFFTSKRLGRDVFLTLRVPNPSVEGAEAKILLETLESIPRSFDAAKMFFKDDLPPIFEVILPMAVSAKFIDRIYRYYCNFVVGKKHMPFSEGDITIAEWVGDFKPEKINVIPLFEDMKRLIDCDNILREYLSDKECDYQRVFLARSDPAMNYGLVAAVILNKIALFKLQSLSEELKLPIYPIIGVGSPPFRGNMTPLNVDKVTAEYPSVQTFTVQSAFKYDYPPDQVIEGVRKIKEKKVKPEKSFDLAKALSLISKYFREYHKQIQILADVINKVSHFIPSRRKRKLHIGLFGYSRSVGNIKLPRAIPFTAALYSIGLPPELLAINSLNSKDLELVEEIYVNFRSDIKEALKYYNPDSPFIIDELRPVLKEFLSDVQICEEHKQITDQINKLISDNKSEGLKEYILQAASLRKFLG; encoded by the coding sequence TTGCATATACCTAAATGTATGAGTACCCAGCACCCTGATAATGTTAACACTCCTTTTTTCGCTGAGGAAAGTGAGCTGAGCGGCGATGATGAAATACAAGAAGCGTACTATGTATTCTCTCATCTAGGCTGCGATGAGCAGATGTGGGATTGTGAAGGAAAGGAAGTTGACAACTATGTTGTGAAAAAATTGATTACAAGGTATCCTTCTTTTTTCACTTCGAAAAGACTTGGAAGAGATGTCTTCTTAACTTTAAGGGTTCCAAACCCTTCTGTCGAAGGCGCTGAAGCTAAAATACTTTTAGAAACATTGGAGAGTATCCCGCGGTCTTTCGACGCCGCTAAAATGTTTTTTAAAGATGATTTACCACCAATTTTTGAAGTAATTTTACCTATGGCGGTTTCAGCTAAATTTATTGATCGAATTTACAGATATTACTGTAACTTTGTAGTCGGTAAAAAACACATGCCCTTCAGCGAAGGTGACATAACTATAGCTGAGTGGGTTGGAGACTTTAAGCCGGAAAAAATTAATGTCATACCTTTATTTGAAGATATGAAGCGGCTTATTGACTGCGATAATATTCTAAGAGAATATTTAAGCGATAAAGAGTGTGATTACCAACGCGTATTTTTAGCTAGATCTGATCCTGCTATGAATTACGGCCTAGTCGCGGCGGTTATACTGAATAAAATCGCGTTATTCAAGCTTCAATCTCTCTCCGAAGAGTTGAAGCTGCCGATATATCCTATTATAGGCGTCGGCTCGCCGCCGTTTAGAGGTAATATGACACCTTTAAACGTCGATAAAGTTACAGCAGAATATCCTAGCGTTCAAACATTTACAGTGCAATCTGCTTTCAAATACGATTATCCACCAGACCAAGTTATAGAGGGTGTTAGAAAAATTAAAGAGAAAAAGGTTAAACCTGAGAAAAGCTTCGATTTAGCTAAGGCTTTAAGCTTAATCTCCAAATATTTCAGAGAGTACCATAAGCAGATCCAGATACTAGCTGATGTAATCAACAAAGTTTCACATTTTATTCCAAGTCGAAGGAAGAGAAAGCTCCACATAGGTTTATTCGGTTATTCTAGGAGTGTGGGTAATATTAAACTGCCCAGAGCGATCCCCTTCACTGCCGCACTCTACTCTATAGGTTTACCACCTGAGCTTTTAGCTATTAACTCACTGAACAGTAAAGATTTAGAGCTAGTTGAAGAAATATACGTGAATTTCCGAAGCGATATAAAAGAGGCTCTCAAATACTATAACCCCGACTCGCCTTTTATAATAGATGAGCTTCGACCTGTTTTAAAAGAGTTTTTAAGCGATGTACAAATATGTGAGGAGCATAAGCAGATCACAGATCAAATAAATAAGTTGATTTCAGATAATAAAAGCGAAGGATTAAAAGAGTATATTTTACAGGCGGCTAGTTTACGTAAATTTCTAGGCTGA
- a CDS encoding UbiX family flavin prenyltransferase has translation MKLILAITGASGVIYGIKLLEELKNRNVDVILIISEAGKKVVELETDYSIDKLYALSSEHYSEFDYKAPVLSGSYKIDGMVICPCSMKTASAIANGYSANAISRAAECCLKEGKPLIIVFRETPLSLIHLRNLTQLKEAGVCIMPAAPGFYHKPKSVDDLINFIVGRILDQLSIDNNLYTRWGVKSD, from the coding sequence ATGAAACTTATTTTAGCAATCACAGGTGCATCCGGCGTCATCTACGGTATAAAGTTACTGGAAGAATTAAAAAATAGAAATGTAGATGTTATTTTAATAATCTCTGAAGCCGGTAAAAAAGTCGTAGAGCTTGAAACAGATTACAGTATCGATAAACTCTATGCGCTTTCATCTGAACATTACTCTGAATTCGACTATAAGGCCCCTGTTCTCAGCGGATCCTATAAAATAGATGGAATGGTAATCTGCCCGTGTAGTATGAAGACGGCATCAGCTATCGCAAACGGGTATTCAGCTAACGCTATTTCAAGAGCGGCTGAATGCTGTTTGAAAGAAGGTAAACCTTTAATAATCGTTTTCCGTGAAACACCCTTATCTTTAATTCACTTAAGAAATTTAACACAGCTTAAAGAGGCTGGCGTGTGTATTATGCCCGCTGCTCCAGGTTTTTACCATAAACCTAAATCTGTAGACGACTTAATTAATTTCATTGTAGGGCGTATACTGGATCAATTAAGTATTGATAATAATCTTTACACTAGATGGGGTGTTAAAAGTGATTGA
- a CDS encoding UbiD family decarboxylase: MIDLRAAIEKFKVLNMIKEINVELSPRFEIPAVMQKYDNGPILIFNRVKNHKIPIISGVAGSRKIFMDQLGCTDLTDFYNKLLSAISNPSKPELTPDGEFYDHSLNNDLYKLPILTFFEKDRAPYITSGIVYAKDPDSGIQNASIHRLMVVDKNHLAIRIVPRHLYSIYQKYRVKKQPLTIAIAIGVNPLVALSASAPVPFNFDEMYVANTLLNKQLKVCKTPNSEILVPSHSEIVIEASILPTDVDEGPFLDITGTYDEVRKQPLVEVNQIYCKPKPLYHGLLPAGAEHKLLMGLFREVKIYEHVKNVVPYVRGVNLTLGGTGWLHAVVSVSKQTDGDGKNVIFAAFSGHPSLKHVVVVDEDIDPYNMEEVEWAIATRLQGDKGLVIVSNARGSTLDPSGDQLTGLTTKIGVDATRPLSKPKEVFMKGVIPHNLNLDAI; encoded by the coding sequence GTGATTGATTTAAGAGCCGCCATCGAGAAGTTTAAAGTTTTAAACATGATTAAGGAAATCAACGTTGAACTTTCACCGAGATTTGAAATACCCGCCGTCATGCAGAAATATGATAACGGACCTATATTAATATTTAACCGGGTTAAAAACCACAAAATCCCTATTATATCAGGTGTGGCCGGTTCGAGAAAAATTTTTATGGATCAGCTTGGTTGCACTGATTTAACAGATTTTTATAATAAGCTTTTATCAGCCATATCTAATCCTAGTAAACCAGAGTTAACTCCTGACGGTGAATTCTACGATCACAGTTTAAACAACGATTTATATAAGCTTCCGATACTAACCTTTTTCGAAAAAGACCGCGCACCGTATATTACATCCGGCATAGTTTACGCTAAAGATCCTGATTCAGGTATCCAAAACGCTTCAATTCATAGATTGATGGTTGTCGATAAAAATCATTTAGCTATAAGAATAGTTCCAAGACATTTATACTCTATTTATCAAAAATACCGTGTTAAAAAACAACCTCTAACAATAGCTATCGCTATAGGCGTGAACCCGCTGGTAGCTTTAAGCGCCTCCGCCCCTGTTCCATTTAATTTCGATGAAATGTATGTAGCGAACACCCTTCTAAATAAACAGTTGAAAGTTTGCAAAACACCGAACAGTGAAATCCTTGTCCCCTCACACTCTGAAATCGTGATAGAAGCCTCTATTCTCCCCACAGATGTTGATGAAGGCCCCTTCCTTGATATAACTGGAACATACGATGAAGTGAGGAAGCAGCCTCTGGTGGAAGTTAATCAAATCTACTGTAAGCCTAAACCGCTTTACCATGGTTTATTACCCGCAGGCGCCGAGCATAAATTGCTTATGGGCCTGTTTCGTGAAGTGAAAATATACGAGCATGTTAAAAACGTGGTCCCCTATGTTAGAGGGGTTAACCTTACGCTAGGCGGAACCGGCTGGCTTCACGCCGTAGTCAGTGTCTCTAAGCAGACAGATGGAGATGGTAAAAACGTTATTTTCGCAGCTTTTTCAGGGCACCCTTCTCTAAAGCATGTCGTGGTGGTTGACGAAGACATAGATCCGTATAACATGGAGGAGGTTGAGTGGGCGATAGCTACAAGACTTCAAGGTGATAAGGGTTTAGTTATAGTTTCAAATGCGCGTGGCTCCACCCTAGACCCTTCAGGAGATCAGCTGACAGGTTTAACGACCAAAATAGGCGTGGACGCTACACGCCCGCTGAGTAAGCCTAAAGAAGTTTTTATGAAAGGTGTCATTCCACACAACCTTAATCTAGACGCGATTTAG
- a CDS encoding aconitase X catalytic domain-containing protein, whose amino-acid sequence MYLSKEEEKILSGESGVTLQKAMQLLVTLGDVFKADRLLDIKSAQISGVSYKNIGDAGAEFIRDMARLKNVIKITATLNPAGMDFKDWVKMKIPTSFAEKQLEIIRCFARMGAIPSCTCTPYLIGNLPVRGQHIAWAESSAVSYANSIIGAKTNREGGPISLAASIIGKTPNYGLHIDENRIPNVLVKVKADLKSTLDYSLLGYYMGSILVKGIPVIEGVKSFSLEDAKSLCAAAASSGSIALYYISGITPLPAGWRESEKEDKIEITEQELKNTLEKFNPSVDVDIVTLGCPHATINEIRQVADLIKNKRIKSGKTLWICTSSVNKEISRRLGYSKIIEKAGGVIAADTCMVVAPLEQMGYTALATNSAKAAHYVPSSCNIPSKLCSLEECIKMIAE is encoded by the coding sequence ATGTACCTTTCTAAAGAAGAAGAGAAGATCCTCTCAGGAGAGTCCGGTGTAACTTTACAGAAGGCGATGCAGCTTTTAGTAACTTTAGGCGATGTTTTTAAAGCAGATCGTCTGCTTGATATTAAAAGCGCTCAAATATCAGGTGTATCTTATAAAAATATCGGGGACGCAGGAGCGGAGTTCATACGTGACATGGCGCGTTTAAAAAATGTGATAAAAATAACCGCTACCTTAAACCCTGCCGGCATGGATTTTAAAGACTGGGTTAAAATGAAAATCCCCACTTCATTTGCAGAAAAACAGCTGGAAATCATCCGTTGCTTCGCTAGAATGGGTGCTATCCCCTCCTGCACCTGCACACCTTACTTGATCGGTAATCTACCAGTTAGGGGCCAGCATATAGCTTGGGCTGAGTCATCAGCTGTAAGCTACGCTAATTCTATAATAGGGGCTAAAACTAACAGAGAGGGCGGGCCTATATCTCTAGCAGCCTCTATAATCGGGAAGACACCTAACTACGGCCTTCACATAGATGAAAATAGAATCCCAAACGTTTTAGTTAAAGTGAAAGCTGATTTGAAATCAACACTCGATTACAGTCTCTTAGGCTATTACATGGGCAGTATTTTAGTTAAGGGGATCCCTGTGATTGAAGGAGTGAAATCCTTCAGCTTAGAGGATGCAAAATCTTTATGCGCGGCTGCAGCGTCCTCAGGGAGCATCGCCCTCTATTATATTTCAGGCATCACACCTCTCCCAGCAGGTTGGCGTGAAAGTGAGAAAGAAGATAAGATAGAAATAACGGAGCAAGAGTTGAAGAACACCTTAGAAAAGTTTAACCCCTCTGTAGACGTGGACATCGTAACGTTAGGTTGCCCCCACGCAACTATTAATGAGATAAGACAGGTTGCTGATCTGATTAAAAATAAGAGAATAAAATCCGGTAAAACCCTATGGATTTGTACTTCTTCAGTTAACAAGGAGATCAGTCGCCGATTAGGGTACTCTAAAATTATAGAGAAAGCTGGTGGAGTAATAGCAGCTGATACTTGTATGGTCGTCGCGCCGCTAGAGCAGATGGGGTATACGGCTTTAGCTACAAACTCCGCTAAAGCAGCGCACTATGTTCCATCTTCTTGTAATATTCCCTCTAAACTGTGCTCCTTAGAGGAGTGTATTAAAATGATAGCTGAGTGA
- a CDS encoding DUF126 domain-containing protein yields the protein MILKGRSICKGRVEGKALVSKTPISFYGGVDAKTGRIIEKNHELFGEIIADKILFFPYGKGSTVGSYVLYQMAKNKVAPKGIVNIETEPIIAAGCILAGIPLVDGISENEMLSIKKGDKIRLDADNGVIEVL from the coding sequence ATGATTCTCAAAGGAAGATCTATCTGTAAGGGGAGAGTTGAAGGCAAGGCTTTAGTTTCAAAAACACCTATTTCATTCTACGGGGGTGTGGACGCTAAAACCGGTCGAATAATAGAAAAAAATCATGAATTATTCGGTGAAATCATAGCCGATAAAATACTGTTTTTTCCATACGGTAAGGGGAGTACTGTAGGATCCTACGTGCTTTATCAAATGGCTAAGAATAAGGTGGCCCCTAAAGGTATCGTTAATATTGAGACAGAGCCGATTATAGCAGCCGGGTGTATACTAGCCGGTATTCCTTTAGTCGACGGAATTTCTGAAAATGAGATGTTAAGTATTAAAAAGGGTGATAAAATTAGATTAGACGCTGATAACGGGGTTATTGAAGTATTATAA
- a CDS encoding HD domain-containing protein produces the protein MQSKKWWGFIKDPVFGYIHFTPEEKNVIDTKTFQRLIRIRQLAGAEYVYPGANHTRFEHSIGVMYIAGELAKNLECMSAEEINEIRLAGLLHDIGHGAFSHIFETVLHKFFKINHEDMTRKLIREGELKDIIKDAGYEPEKISRLAIGQLKEKNKEYLDQILRSTVDADKMDYIVRDSYHTGAGYSADVWRLIYTMEAVNNKLSVSSTAIYTLEAFLLARVESFKSIYFHKTARAAQIMIGKALVNAYEENPFFSPNNLDEYIELNDYTVWSILKNSKRAAKIIDDLEHRRLLKSVYENIVITKEKLASRIFSKEQVKTSIEREIAVEAGVSEDDVLIDSPLVPSVPYASSSKDERFEVPIFDKKTSNLLESGGETSKIIEAMKGYLNVLRVYTTAENREKVRKAALKILSSEPYELKIAT, from the coding sequence TTGCAATCAAAGAAGTGGTGGGGTTTTATCAAAGACCCTGTTTTCGGTTACATACACTTCACACCAGAGGAGAAAAACGTAATCGACACTAAAACTTTTCAGAGACTTATAAGAATAAGACAGCTAGCAGGCGCGGAATACGTTTACCCGGGTGCCAATCATACAAGATTCGAGCATTCTATAGGCGTAATGTACATAGCTGGAGAGTTAGCTAAAAACTTAGAGTGCATGAGCGCTGAGGAGATAAATGAAATACGCCTGGCAGGATTACTCCACGATATAGGACACGGCGCGTTCTCACATATTTTTGAGACTGTTCTCCACAAGTTTTTCAAAATAAATCATGAAGATATGACGAGGAAACTGATTCGAGAAGGAGAATTAAAAGATATAATAAAAGATGCGGGTTACGAGCCTGAAAAGATTAGCCGATTAGCTATCGGGCAGCTTAAAGAAAAAAATAAGGAATACTTAGATCAAATATTAAGGAGCACAGTCGACGCTGATAAAATGGATTACATAGTAAGAGATTCATATCATACTGGTGCAGGTTACTCCGCTGATGTATGGCGGCTAATCTACACCATGGAAGCCGTTAATAATAAGCTTAGCGTCAGCTCCACGGCGATTTACACACTTGAAGCTTTCTTACTTGCAAGAGTTGAATCGTTTAAAAGCATATACTTCCATAAAACTGCGAGAGCGGCTCAGATAATGATAGGTAAGGCTTTAGTTAACGCCTACGAGGAGAATCCCTTCTTCTCCCCGAATAATTTAGACGAATACATTGAATTAAACGATTACACTGTATGGTCTATTTTGAAAAACTCTAAGAGAGCCGCTAAAATAATAGACGATCTTGAACACCGTCGATTACTTAAAAGTGTTTACGAAAACATAGTTATAACAAAAGAAAAGCTAGCTTCTAGAATATTCAGCAAAGAACAGGTTAAAACCTCTATAGAAAGAGAGATAGCGGTAGAGGCGGGTGTTTCCGAAGACGATGTTTTAATCGACAGTCCTCTAGTCCCATCTGTCCCATATGCATCCTCCTCGAAGGATGAAAGATTTGAAGTTCCAATATTCGATAAGAAGACTAGTAATTTACTTGAATCGGGCGGGGAGACTTCTAAAATAATAGAAGCTATGAAAGGATATCTGAACGTTCTAAGAGTTTACACTACAGCCGAAAACAGGGAGAAGGTTAGAAAAGCTGCTTTAAAAATTTTATCAAGTGAGCCTTATGAACTAAAAATAGCAACGTAA
- a CDS encoding phosphoadenosine phosphosulfate reductase family protein → MGKFFLGPLILKWCSNCNLPILLKNKCGKCGGDTLTVDITPPGDIRPAFDGDIKVIRETVDAQYGGGIGERLLPDDKIILLNKIGSMERSDEIILDGEVIGIIEFNPVSLKWQFIPRLEGARRLAAIKLKKYVVVDDGAVEHIIKGANVLAPGVIEYDEDIMKEEYVTILNRDRKVIGVGISKFNGCDYKSVDKGMVVKTKRGSPPVEEKILKGGQSWGDVLSANKKHLDNKVNTAKLIIKKAVSTYKKTPIVSFSGGKDSQCVLELVKEVLNDQFWVVFIDTGIEFPETIKHVERVIDLLGLKNKFIYKKTRGDFWAELEKFGPPARDFRYCCKILKLSAVTEAIEEFFKDEILNFTGQRRYESIPRSKERTIWVNPYVPNQINVAPIRDWTALHVWLYLYSRNIPLNPLYYKGYERIGCMFCPATKLSELNMMAKTHPEEYNKWINFLKKWASEYGLNGKWVSHGLWRWKNLGGKQRDLAVMLNIDLKNLSKRTGGKIKFNVTAGISPCKSGGYVVEGRFNTGLDLGKISLSLLSIGSPKYSENLGVLYLKNKDYTLTLFAEGSLKLNIARKELEKEILDKIIKLIVRAIMCSECGICFKICPKSAIKTQSGEIIIDKAKCEGCLKCLENCPAVNYTMPSIFE, encoded by the coding sequence ATGGGTAAATTCTTTCTAGGCCCCCTTATATTAAAATGGTGTAGTAATTGTAATCTACCGATCCTTTTAAAAAATAAATGCGGTAAATGTGGAGGGGATACTCTAACTGTAGATATCACTCCTCCAGGTGACATCAGACCGGCTTTTGATGGTGATATAAAAGTTATACGAGAAACGGTGGACGCGCAATACGGGGGAGGAATCGGTGAAAGACTTCTCCCAGATGACAAAATAATCTTACTTAATAAAATAGGGTCAATGGAGAGAAGCGATGAAATAATCTTAGATGGAGAGGTTATAGGTATCATAGAGTTTAATCCTGTCTCTTTAAAATGGCAGTTTATACCCAGACTTGAAGGGGCTCGAAGACTAGCCGCCATAAAATTGAAAAAATACGTGGTAGTAGATGACGGTGCAGTTGAGCATATAATAAAAGGTGCGAATGTACTCGCACCCGGAGTTATCGAATACGATGAAGACATTATGAAAGAAGAATATGTAACTATCTTAAACCGTGACAGGAAGGTTATAGGTGTAGGTATATCAAAGTTTAACGGCTGCGATTATAAGAGTGTGGATAAAGGCATGGTGGTAAAAACTAAGAGGGGGAGCCCGCCTGTAGAAGAAAAAATACTAAAAGGCGGGCAGAGTTGGGGCGACGTGCTTTCAGCTAATAAAAAACATTTAGATAACAAAGTGAACACAGCTAAACTAATAATTAAAAAAGCTGTGTCAACTTATAAGAAGACCCCTATCGTATCATTCAGCGGAGGTAAAGACAGTCAATGCGTATTAGAGCTAGTAAAAGAAGTTTTAAACGATCAGTTCTGGGTTGTATTCATAGACACTGGAATCGAGTTCCCTGAAACAATTAAACATGTTGAAAGAGTTATCGACTTACTAGGGTTAAAAAATAAGTTTATTTATAAAAAGACGCGAGGCGACTTCTGGGCAGAGCTTGAAAAATTCGGACCGCCTGCGAGAGATTTCAGATATTGTTGTAAGATTCTCAAACTTTCAGCGGTAACAGAAGCGATCGAAGAGTTCTTTAAAGATGAAATTTTGAACTTCACCGGTCAGAGAAGATATGAGTCGATACCTCGCTCTAAAGAGAGAACTATTTGGGTAAACCCATATGTTCCAAATCAGATCAACGTCGCGCCTATAAGAGATTGGACGGCTCTTCACGTATGGTTGTATCTTTACTCGAGGAATATACCTCTAAACCCCTTATATTATAAGGGCTACGAGAGAATCGGGTGCATGTTCTGCCCTGCGACTAAACTATCAGAGCTAAACATGATGGCTAAAACACACCCGGAAGAGTATAATAAGTGGATTAATTTTCTTAAAAAATGGGCTTCAGAGTATGGTTTAAACGGTAAGTGGGTGAGTCATGGACTTTGGAGGTGGAAAAACCTAGGGGGAAAACAGAGAGATTTAGCAGTCATGTTGAATATAGATTTAAAAAATCTCAGTAAAAGAACAGGTGGAAAAATCAAGTTCAATGTGACAGCGGGTATAAGCCCGTGCAAGTCAGGGGGCTATGTTGTAGAAGGCAGATTTAACACTGGACTTGACTTAGGGAAGATAAGTCTCAGCTTACTCTCAATAGGTTCACCAAAATATAGTGAAAATCTCGGAGTATTATATTTAAAGAATAAAGACTACACATTAACACTCTTCGCTGAAGGCAGTCTAAAACTTAACATTGCAAGAAAAGAGCTTGAAAAAGAAATCTTAGATAAAATCATAAAATTAATTGTTAGAGCTATTATGTGTAGTGAATGTGGAATATGCTTTAAAATATGCCCTAAATCTGCGATAAAAACTCAGTCTGGGGAGATTATAATAGATAAAGCTAAATGTGAAGGGTGTCTTAAATGTCTTGAAAACTGTCCTGCGGTAAACTACACTATGCCTAGTATATTCGAATGA